A single genomic interval of Helicoverpa armigera isolate CAAS_96S chromosome 22, ASM3070526v1, whole genome shotgun sequence harbors:
- the LOC126054018 gene encoding uncharacterized protein LOC126054018, translating to MPSTRSSSAQSKTTGESSTSTDWSMNTPSETASSSIASRSTLTKRTPSPHKRTPLPQAKGVVGKDSSAGEGSRPPPPSRISEESDPVHEVGSHPTSQNPERSVAVKARPQDSSIPPSSVSASVEGNPQAKKPTRDVDTTSSRSSQRKKAEAQARMTVALRELEVAEARARVARAELDIAVAESDEEDGAGEELYEQTHEVENWFIETSAGPSKKKRPTDSKEERSDIHQLAEAIRKLSENSRDVTAPKYIELPHFNGSCEEWLAFRRSFEDTAASFSNAQNLARLRRAIQGKAKEAVQSLLFTAENPREVIKGLESRFGRPGALALSELEKLKNMSRVSENPSDICVFASRVKNAIETIKALKKPQYLSSPETLKAIVEKMPPSMKFRWFAYHRSRRDEELQELLLVEAFLEIEADMCGDFAPPEALSEYKKGFRRPVNVTQDTSQDKYKKSCPACEGEHYATECKKFKEADINEKWDIIKKARICFKCLRFKHSRINCKAPVCKQCGRWHHTLLHSDEPPVPVQKSSDENKGKQIYEEKVSSVNSTKSEERAYLKMVPVHLYGPKGQVRVLALLDEGSTVTLLDEAIAETIGAEGSREALSIETVGGRVIRKDSSQKIQLKIRGAHRRDKKSITVRTIDDLRLCEQGISKSTVESCPHLKAIEEQLLYTAERPRLLIGQDNWALIVTRRLKKGKPAEPVASLTDLGWVLHGCETGTNTVVNFVHYGRATTESEDIEEVVRQHFQLESLGIQNRLPSNDSDRRALETLEKTTKRLASGQFETGLLWKKEDEYLPNNYKQAFRRLISIERKLDKDKEVKEYYEKQIQSMVENGYAEKAPETSTEGRTFYLPHFAVVHPVKRKPRIVFDAAAKYEGKSLNDALLAGPDLLQSLFGVLLRFREGPVAVMADIQDMFLRVKVREGDRDSLRFLWRGSRRTSKPDEYRMSSIIFGAASSPATAIYVMNKNAEDFKATHPEAVKAISRNHYMDDYLQSFASIEEAKKISREVKEIHSRASFHLKGWASNDIRVLSEIEDTNKGESLLLTKEEKTLGLRWLVKEDKLAFNVGLRNTPKELLENTRAPTKREVTSAVMSTFDPLGFAAPVLIQGKKLIQDIWRTKVDWDEKINEKQRKMWSRYLEEVLALTRLQIPRCISPRCGEGQLHTFTDASEEAYAAVAYWRTVEPCGKVHVSMVAGKARVSPTKPVSIPRLELQAALLGSRLAASIEEEMSLQVSRKFYWTDSSTVLLWIKAEPRKFKTFVANRLAEIEENTKPEDWRWVPTKENPADDATRGTPAEFSHKSRWFQGPAFLRQTEQEWPLHDFKSAGKLPEEKSKEQVVAAATEGKALIDLQRFSSWERLLRVTARVVTFAYLLLKKTRKAATTAVRKEDEPWRPQRRAQKDKKRTPNQPAITKSKKPLHAPIEQQHIRKAEEILIRISQVDSFATEIRSLKKEKPLESASKLKKIDVYIDDDNIIKLRSRTMKFRSEERRKMNPIILDGKHRIAQLIIQHYHKKFLHGNTATVMNEVRQKYWIFGLRAAVKAVSHGCQWCRTRKSVPAIPPTGDLPSERLQHHQFPFTCTAVDYFGPMQVTVGRRVEKRWGALFTCLTTRAVHLELAPSLSASSMIMALRRMTARRGTPSTIFSDNGTNFVGANKELEAAAQEKGIKWKFIPPGSPNMGGAWERLVRSVKTALAAVLNERSPPEEVLHTLITEVEHIVNSRPLTPVSMDPDDEESLTPNHFLLGRSCGAMAPGEFDDTDLIGKANWKTAQRLADHFWQRWVKEYLPLIMPRRIEGRATNDPREGDIVLIVDSTLPRNTWPRGEVIKTYPGPDGRTRVMDVRTTGGVLRRPTRRIIVLVPAASSRSEDGVLRTVGENVGDDE from the coding sequence ATGCCTTCGACAAGATCAAGTTCTGCGCAGTCCAAGACCACCGGGGAAAGTTCTACGTCAACAGACTGGAGCATGAATACGCCAAGTGAAACCGCAAGTTCGTCGATAGCAAGTAGATCGACGCTTACAAAGAGGACGCCGTCGCCGCACAAACGAACGCCGTTACCTCAAGCAAAGGGTGTTGTTGGAAAGGATTCATCAGCGGGGGAAGGGAGCCGCCCCCCTCCGCCATCAAGAATAAGCGAAGAATCGGATCCCGTACATGAAGTAGGAAGCCACCCCACGTCCCAGAACCCGGAGAGAAGCGTCGCAGTGAAGGCTCGTCCACAAGATTCAAGCATTCCGCCGTCTAGTGTCAGCGCGTCAGTTGAAGGAAACCCGCAAGCTAAGAAGCCGACCCGCGATGTAGACACGACGTCCAGCCGCTCGTCTCAAAGAAAGAAGGCAGAAGCACAAGCAAGGATGACGGTGGCACTACGGGAATTAGAAGTAGCTGAAGCCCGCGCAAGGGTAGCTCGAGCCGAGCTGGACATCGCCGTCGCCGAGTCCGACGAGGAAGATGGAGCTGGTGAAGAGTTGTACGAGCAAACCCATGAAGTGGAGAACTGGTTCATCGAAACCAGCGCCGGGCCCAGCAAGAAGAAGAGACCGACCGATTCTAAAGAAGAAAGAAGCGATATCCACCAACTGGCTGAAGCAATACGCAAGCTGTCTGAAAACTCACGTGACGTCACCGCGCCGAAGTACATCGAACTCCCTCACTTCAACGGATCCTGTGAAGAGTGGTTGGCATTCAGAAGATCATTCGAAGATACAGCCGCCTCATTCAGCAACGCACAGAACTTAGCGCGCCTAAGAAGAGCTATACAAGGGAAAGCGAAAGAAGCTGTTCAGAGCCTGCTATTCACCGCTGAAAATCCACGCGAAGTAATTAAGGGATTGGAGTCAAGATTTGGAAGACCTGGAGCGCTAGCATTATCAGAGCTGGAGAAGCTGAAGAATATGTCAAGAGTGAGCGAAAACCCAAGTGATATCTGCGTGTTTGCAAGTCGCGTGAAGAACGCTATAGAAACAATCAAGGCGTTGAAGAAACCGCAGTACCTCAGCTCGCCTGAAACATTGAAAGCCATAGTGGAGAAGATGCCGCCTTCTATGAAGTTTCGCTGGTTTGCCTATCACAGAAGCAGAAGAGATGAAGAACTTCAAGAACTATTACTTGTTGAAGCGTTCCTGGAAATTGAAGCAGACATGTGTGGGGACTTCGCTCCGCCTGAAGCGTTATCAGAATACAAGAAGGGTTTCAGAAGGCCGGTGAATGTGACACAAGACACGTCGCAAGACAAATATAAGAAGTCGTGTCCAGCTTGTGAGGGTGAACACTATGCAACAGAATGCAAGAAGTTCAAAGAAGCGGATATAAATGAGAAATGGGACATCATCAAGAAAGCAAGAATCTGTTTTAAGTGTTTACGATTCAAGCACTCAAGAATCAACTGCAAGGCGCCTGTGTGTAAGCAGTGTGGGAGATGGCATCATACTCTCCTGCACTCGGACGAGCCGCCTGTACCAGTACAGAAATCAAGTGACGAAAACAAAGGGAAACAAATATATGAAGAGAAGGTTTCTTCAGTAAACAGTACCAAGTCAGAAGAGAGAGCATATTTGAAGATGGTTCCGGTGCATCTCTACGGGCCTAAAGGACAAGTACGTGTACTGGCGTTGCTGGATGAAGGATCAACTGTCACGCTCCTGGACGAGGCAATAGCAGAGACGATTGGAGCTGAAGGAAGTCGCGAAGCTCTGTCTATTGAAACAGTGGGCGGAAGAGTTATAAGGAAAGATAGTTCTCAGAAGATTCAACTGAAGATAAGAGGAGCCCACAGAAGAGATAAGAAGTCCATCACAGTTAGAACAATTGACGACTTGAGGCTGTGTGAACAAGGAATCAGTAAGAGCACCGTAGAGAGCTGCCCGCATCTGAAGGCAATCGAAGAGCAGTTACTCTACACGGCAGAGCGGCCAAGGTTGTTGATTGGGCAAGACAATTGGGCACTTATCGTCACAAGAAGATTGAAGAAGGGCAAGCCAGCTGAACCCGTGGCCTCTCTCACTGACTTAGGGTGGGTGCTGCACGGCTGTGAAACTGGCACGAACACTGTAGTCAACTTCGTACATTATGGAAGAGCGACGACAGAATCAGAAGACATAGAAGAAGTAGTAAGGCAACATTTCCAGCTAGAATCGCTGGGTATCCAGAACCGACTGCCATCAAACGACAGCGACAGAAGAGCCTTAGAAACTTTAGAAAAAACGACGAAACGTTTAGCAAGCGGGCAATTCGAAACAGGCCTCTTATGGAAGAAAGAAGACGAGTACCTGCCTAACAACTACAAGCAAGCCTTTCGTCGTCTAATCAGCATTGAAAGGAAGCTGGACAAAGATAAGGAAGTCAAAGAGTATTACGAGAAGCAAAtccagagcatggttgaaaatGGATACGCAGAGAAAGCGCCAGAGACGTCAACTGAAGGAAGAACTTTCTACTTGCCCCACTTCGCAGTTGTGCACCCTGTCAAGCGGAAGCCAAGAATAGTGTTTGACGCGGCAGCCAAGTACGAAGGGAAAAGCCTCAACGACGCCTTGCTAGCAGGCCCGGATCTACTTCAATCACTGTTCGGAGTGCTGCTACGCTTCAGAGAAGGCCCAGTGGCTGTCATGGCCGACATCCAAGACATGTTTCTTCGAGTCAAAGTGAGGGAAGGCGACCGAGACAGTCTAAGGTTCCTGTGGCGAGGAAGCCGAAGAACAAGCAAACCCGACGAGTACAGAATGTCGTCGATTATATTCGGGGCAGCGTCATCGCCCGCAACTGCGATATATGTGATGAACAAAAACGCGGAAGACTTCAAGGCAACTCACCCAGAAGCTGTGAAAGCTATAAGCAGGAATCACTATATGGATGATTACCTACAGAGCTTCGCGTCGATTGAAGAAGCTAAGAAGATATCAAGAGAAGTTAAAGAGATACATTCTCGAGCGAGTTTTCACTTAAAAGGCTGGGCGAGCAACGACATAAGGGTATTATCAGAAATTGAAGACACGAACAAAGGAGAATCACTGCTGCTTACAAAGGAAGAAAAAACTCTGGGACTGAGGTGGCTTGTGAAAGAAGATAAGTTGGCGTTCAACGTTGGTCTGCGCAACACACCGAAGgaattattagaaaatacaAGAGCGCCTACGAAGCGTGAAGTCACAAGTGCCGTGATGTCAACATTCGATCCGCTAGGCTTCGCGGCGCCTGTGCTAATACAAGGAAAGAAATTAATTCAAGACATATGGAGAACGAAGGTTGACTGGGACGAGAAGATTaacgaaaaacaaagaaaaatgtggTCAAGGTACTTAGAAGAGGTGCTGGCATTAACAAGACTTCAGATACCGAGATGTATCTCGCCACGCTGCGGTGAAGGGCAGCTACACACGTTCACGGACGCTAGCGAAGAGGCTTACGCGGCGGTTGCTTACTGGAGGACAGTTGAACCCTGCGGGAAAGTACACGTCTCCATGGTCGCTGGCAAAGCAAGAGTATCGCCGACAAAACCAGTGTCGATTCCACGATTAGAGTTGCAAGCCGCCCTGCTTGGCAGTAGACTAGCAGCTAGTATCGAGGAAGAAATGAGCCTGCAAGTATCAAGAAAATTCTACTGGACTGACTCTAGCACCGTGTTACTGTGGATCAAGGCGGAGCCAAGGAAATTTAAAACCTTCGTGGCTAACCGGCTCGCAGAAATCGAAGAAAACACTAAGCCGGAGGACTGGAGATGGGTGCCCACTAAAGAGAACCCGGCGGACGACGCTACAAGGGGAACGCCGGCCGAGTTCAGTCACAAATCAAGATGGTTCCAAGGCCCCGCGTTTCTTCGACAAACAGAACAAGAGTGGCCTCTACACGATTTCAAGTCTGCGGGCAAATTACCGGAAGAAAAAAGCAAGGAGCAAGTGGTGGCTGCAGCAACAGAAGGGAAGGCCTTAATTGATTTACAAAGGTTTTCAAGCTGGGAGCGACTACTGCGCGTCACGGCCAGAGTGGTCACCTTCGCATACCTCTTATTGAAGAAGACCCGTAAAGCAGCCACTACTGCCGTGCGCAAAGAAGACGAGCCTTGGCGACCGCAGAGAAGAGCACAGAAGGACAAGAAGCGAACCCCCAATCAACCAGCCATCACCAAGTCTAAGAAACCTCTACACGCACCTATAGAGCAACAACACATAAGGAAGGCCGAAGAGATTCTAATAAGGATAAGTCAAGTCGATAGTTTTGCAACAGAAATAAgaagtttgaaaaaagaaaaacccCTCGAAAGTGCAAGTAAACTTAAGAAAATCGACGTGTACATCGATGATGACAATATCATTAAGTTAAGAAGCAGGACGATGAAGTTTCGCAGCGAAGAGCGAAGGAAAATGAACCCTATTATATTAGACGGAAAACACAGAATTGCGCAGCTCATCATTCAACATTATCATAAGAAGTTTCTTCACGGCAACACTGCTACAGTCATGAACGAAGTGCGACAAAAGTATTGGATCTTCGGTTTAAGGGCCGCAGTAAAGGCAGTGTCACATGGCTGCCAGTGGTGCAGAACAAGGAAGAGTGTCCCCGCGATACCTCCGACGGGCGACCTACCGAGCGAGCGACTACAACACCATCAGTTCCCGTTCACTTGCACTGCAGTCGATTACTTCGGCCCCATGCAAGTCACCGTTGGCAGAAGGGTTGAGAAGCGGTGGGGGGCATTGTTTACATGCCTTACCACGCGAGCCGTTCACCTGGAGCTGGCCCCCTCTCTAAGTGCCAGCTCTATGATAATGGCGTTGCGACGGATGACCGCGAGAAGAGGAACGCCGAGTACTATTTTTAGCGACAACGGTACTAACTTCGTTGGCGCGAACAAAGAGCTAGAGGCGGCCGCACAAGAAAAAGGAATCAAGTGGAAATTTATCCCCCCCGGCAGCCCAAACATGGGGGGCGCCTGGGAGAGACTCGTGCGGTCAGTGAAGACGGCCCTGGCTGCAGTACTCAATGAAAGAAGCCCGCCTGAAGAAGTGCTTCACACATTAATAACAGAAGTCGAACACATCGTCAACTCAAGACCCCTCACCCCCGTCAGTATGGATCCCGACGACGAAGAGAGTCTGACCCCCAACCATTTCCTGCTTGGAAGATCGTGCGGAGCGATGGCGCCGGGAGAATTCGACGACACAGACTTAATCGGGAAGGCAAACTGGAAAACAGCGCAGAGGCTCGCCGACCATTTCTGGCAGCGGTGGGTGAAAGAGTACCTGCCCCTCATCATGCCACGACGGATAGAGGGTCGCGCCACTAACGACCCTCGAGAAGGCGACATCGTGCTCATAGTCGACTCCACGTTACCTCGCAATACGTGGCCCCGCGGTGAAGTCATCAAAACCTACCCCGGGCCAGACGGCAGAACCCGAGTGATGGACGTAAGGACTACGGGAGGAGTGCTGCGCCGGCCAACGCGTAGAATCATCGTCCTGGTTCCCGCCGCATCGTCGCGCTCCGAGGATGGCGTGCTACGCACCGTGGGGGAGAATGTCGGCGACGATGAATAA